The Polyangium mundeleinium genome contains the following window.
TCTGCCCTTTCACGCCGCCGATCTGCTCGAATGGGTCCATTGCCACATCGCCTTTTCTCCAAGGCCGCCGCACGAAATCGTCCCCCGGATCCCCGAACCGCTCTCGGCCCTCGTGCAAACGCTCCTCTCCAAGGTCGCCGAGGATCGTTATCAGACCGCCCGCGGGCTCGCCCACGACCTCGCGATCTGCCTCGCGCGATGGGACGCGACCGGCGCCATTCTCCCTTTCCCGCGCGGCCGCGCGGACGTCTCGGAGCAGTTTCACCTTCCGCAAAAGCTTTATGGCCGTGACCACGAGATCCGGACGCTCCTCGCGCGCTTCGAGCAGGTCGTAGAGGCCGGCGAGCCCGAGCTCGTGCTCGTCTCCGGGTATTCGGGCATCGGCAAGAGCTCGCTGGTCCGCGAGCTCGACATGCCCGTCGCCACGGCCCGCGGCAGCTTCCTCGCCGGCAAATTCGAGGAGACCCAGCGCGACGTCCCGTATGCCACCGTCGTTCGGGCCTTCGTCCAGCTCATCCGGCGGGTCCTCACGGAGAGCGAGGAGAAGATTGCCTCGTGGCGCGCGCGGCTCTCCGCGGCCCTCGGGCCGAACGCGCAGATCCTCGTCGACCTGATCCCGGAGCTCGAGCTCGTCCTCGGCGAGCAGCCCGCCGTCGCGGCGTTGCCCTTCACCGAGGAGAAGAGCCGCTTCTACATGGTCTTTCGCCGCTTCCTCTCGACCTTCACGGCCGAAGGGCGGCCCCTGCTCCTTTTCCTCGACGATCTGCAATGGGCCGACGCCGGCAGCCTCGCGTTGATCCAGGAGATCCTCACCCACCCCGACACGAAGCACCTGCTCCTGATCGGCGCGTATCGCGACAACGAGGTCACGCCGGCGCACCCGCTCTCCCTCGTGATCTCGGCGATCCGCGCGGCCGGCGCGCGTGTGCACCCCATCGTCCTCGCCCCGCTCACCTCCGAGGACGTGCACCGGATCGTCGCCGACACGCTCCAGTGCGACGTCGCGCGGGCGCGGCCGCTCGGGGCCCTCGTGGAAGCGAAGACCGGCAACAATCCCTTTTTCGTCCTGCAGTTCCTCGCCGCGCTCCACGAGCGCGGGCTGCTCTCCTTCGATCGCGAGGCGCGCGCGTGGACCTGGAACCTCGCCTCCATCCGAGCCGCGCCGTTCACCGACAACGTCGTCGACCTCATGGCCGCCAAGGTCGAGCGGCTCCTGCCCGAGACCCGCGCCCTCGTGGTCCAGGCCGCCTGCCTCGGCTGCGAGGTGGACATGGGCACGCTCGCCGCCGCGACCCGAAGGTCCATGAGCGACCTCGACGGGGCTTTATGGGGCGCGCTCCACGGCGGCCTCATGAGCCGCGTGGGCGACACCTATCGTTTCCTCCACGACCGGGTACGGGAGGCGGCGTATCTCCTGATCCCCGAGGACCAGCGGCCTGCGACGCACCTCGCGATCGGCCGCACGCTCTTCGATGCGACGCCGCCCGAGGAGGTCGAAGCGCGGGTCTTCGAGATCGTCCACCAATACAACTTCGGCGGCGCCCTCCTCGACGATCCGGAGGAGCGCGCGCGCCTCGCCCGCCTCGACCTCCTGGCGGGCCGGCGGGCCCGGACCTCGACCGCGTACGAGTCTGCCGCGGGTTACCTCGCCACCGGTGTGCGGATGCTCGGCCCCGATCCCTTCGGGGCTCCGCACGCGCTGGCCTACGATCTCCATTTCGAGCTCGCCACCTGCACGTTCCTCCGCGGCGACCTCACCGGCGCGGCCGAGCAGCTCTCCGCGCTCGCGCCCCACGCCACGAACCGGCGGGAAGAGGCGGCGATCCGGCGCCTGGAGGTCGACCTCTACACGAGCCTGGACGATCTCGACGAGGCCGTCGCCCGCGGGCTCTGCGGGCTCGCGCTCTTCGGGATCGTCATCCCGGCGCACCCCACGCGCGCGGAGGTGGAGCACGAGCACGAGCGCGTCTTCTCCCTGCTCGGCGATCGGCCCATCGAGGGCCTCATCGACCTCCCGGAGATGACCGATCCCGAGATCGCCGCGGCGCAGGACATCCTCGCCGTCCTCTTCGCGCCGGCCCTGAACACCGACCCCAATCTATCGCTCCTGGTCTACGGCTCGATGGTCCACCAGAGCTTGCGCCACGGCAACTCCGACGCCTCCGCGCTGGCGTATGCCTATTTCGGGATGAGCCTTGGCCCGGCGTTCGGGCGGTACCGCGAGGGGTATCGCTTCGGCAAGCTCGGTTATGATCTCATGGAGAGGCGGCGGAGCACGGCGTACAAGGCCAAGATCAGCGCGATCTTCGGCGACAACACGCTCTTCTGGACGCACCACCTGGAGGCGTGCCTCCCGTACCTGGACACCGCCTTTTGCGCCGCGCTCGAGACCGGCGACGTCACGTTCGCCTGTTATTGCTGCAACCGCATCGTCGTCGACCGGCTCCTCCTCGGCCACCCGCTCGATCAGGTCTTCGAGGAGGCCGAGCGCCGCTTGTCGTTCACCCGGCGGGCGCATTTCGACGCCTCGACGCAGGTCATCCTCGACATCCAGCACCTCGTCGACTCTCTGCGCGGGCGCGCGACGCCGAACGGGGGCGCCCCCGACGAGGCCGACCGCGACGCCGTCATGGATCAGTATCCCTGGGCGGTCGTCACCTGCTGGCACTACATCATGCAACTCGCCGCGCGCGTCTTCGCGGGGGATTTTCGCGGCGCCGTCGACGCCGCCACCCGCGCCCGAGCGCTGCTCTGGTCGACCGTGGCCCACGTCCAGGAGCCCGAGTTCTGGTTTTACGGCGCGCTCGCGCTCGCCGGCCACCACGACGACGCCACCGCCGCCGATCGCCCGGCGATCCTCGCCACCCTCCGCGAGCACGAGCGCAAGCTCGCCGCGTGGGCCGAGGCCTGCCCCGAGAACTTCGGCCACAAGCACGCGCTCTGCGTGGCCGAGCGCGCGCGTCTCGAGGATCGCCCGCTCGACGCCATGCGCGCCTACGACGACGCGGCGCGCGCCGCCCGGCGCCACGGCTACATCCAGAACGAGGCCCTCGCCAACGAGCTCGCGGCTCGTTTCTACCTGAACCGCGGATTCGAGACGAGCGGGGGCGCGTACCTGCGCGAGGCCAGGAATGGGTACGCCGAGTGGGGCGCCCACGCCAAGGTCGCCGAGCTCGAGCGCCGCCATCCGTGCGCGTTCGACGACGGCCCCGCGCCGCTTGCCGCCGCCATCGTGGCCCGGCCCGAAGAGCTCGACCTCATGGCCGTCCTCCGGACCTCGCAGGCCATCTCCACGGAGATCGACCTCGCTCGCCTCCTCGAGACCTTGATGCGCGCGCTCGTGCAGCGGGCGGGAGCGCAGCGCGGGCTCCTCCTCCTCGTCCGCGACGACGAGCTCCGCATCGAGGCCGAGGCGTCCTCCGGCCCGGCGGGGGTCCGCGTGAACGTCGCCGCCCGGAGCCCGACGGCGTCGGCCGTCCCCGCGTCGATCGTCACCTACGTACGCCGGAGCCGGGAGACGGTGATCCTCGACGACGCCGCGCAGCCGAGCCTCTTCTCGCGCGATCCCTACCTCGCATCCCACGGCCCGAGGTCGCTCTTGTGCCTGCCCATCGTGCAACAGGCCCACGTCATCGGCGTGCTCTACCTGGAGAACGATCTCGCCCCCGGCGCCTTCACCCGCGAGCGCCTCATGGTCGTCGAGTTATTGGCCTCGCAGGCCGCGATCTCCCTGCAAAACGCCATCCTGTTCGACGCGCTCCACCGCAGCGAGGCGCAGCTCCGCGCCATCGTCGACAACACGACGGCGCTCATTTCCGTGAAGGACCTCGAGGGCCGGCACCTCCTCGTCAACCGGCGGCTCGCGGAGGTGCTGGGCCGCGACGACGCCATCGGCCGCACCAACGAGGAGCTCTTCCCCGCGGACCTCGCCGAGAGCCTGAGCAAGAACGATCGGAAGGTCCTCGAATCGATGGCGCCGCTGGAGGTGGAAGAGCACGTGCCTCTCCCGGACGGCCTGCACACCCATCTCTCCATGAAGGTGCCCCTGCGCGACGCCACGGGCGCCACGTATGGCGTGTGCGGGGTCTCCACGGACATCACCCAGCGCGCCGAGGCGGAGAAGGAGCGCGAGCGCCTGCTCCGCGAGGCCCAGGAGGCGCTCCGGATCCGCGACGAGTTCCTCAACATTGCCTCGCACGAGCTGAACACGCCGCTCACCCCGCTGCGCCTGCAGGTGCAGCTCCTGCGCCGGCGCCTGGAGGATCCCGCGCTCGCCGCGAACCCCAAGCTCCAGGGCTTGCCGCGCCTGCTGGAGATCGCGAACCACAGCGTCGAGCGGCTCGAAAAGCTCGTCGGCGAGCTGCTCGACGTCGTGCGCATCG
Protein-coding sequences here:
- a CDS encoding AAA family ATPase; the protein is MEVLGGYTVIDTVRVSDRFILQRATQEEGNRPVLLKYPASKHPSPETLRQLEHERAVARDLDSGLVLHPLALARWADRTVLVFEDFRGVPLRRLLGVPMDVGRFLRIAVKTAEALAGLHEHHVIHKDIRPDNILVDVETGQVRLTDLGIASLLPREYQEADRVSSIEGSLPYLSPEQTGRMNRAIDHRTDLYSLGITFYEMLTGHLPFHAADLLEWVHCHIAFSPRPPHEIVPRIPEPLSALVQTLLSKVAEDRYQTARGLAHDLAICLARWDATGAILPFPRGRADVSEQFHLPQKLYGRDHEIRTLLARFEQVVEAGEPELVLVSGYSGIGKSSLVRELDMPVATARGSFLAGKFEETQRDVPYATVVRAFVQLIRRVLTESEEKIASWRARLSAALGPNAQILVDLIPELELVLGEQPAVAALPFTEEKSRFYMVFRRFLSTFTAEGRPLLLFLDDLQWADAGSLALIQEILTHPDTKHLLLIGAYRDNEVTPAHPLSLVISAIRAAGARVHPIVLAPLTSEDVHRIVADTLQCDVARARPLGALVEAKTGNNPFFVLQFLAALHERGLLSFDREARAWTWNLASIRAAPFTDNVVDLMAAKVERLLPETRALVVQAACLGCEVDMGTLAAATRRSMSDLDGALWGALHGGLMSRVGDTYRFLHDRVREAAYLLIPEDQRPATHLAIGRTLFDATPPEEVEARVFEIVHQYNFGGALLDDPEERARLARLDLLAGRRARTSTAYESAAGYLATGVRMLGPDPFGAPHALAYDLHFELATCTFLRGDLTGAAEQLSALAPHATNRREEAAIRRLEVDLYTSLDDLDEAVARGLCGLALFGIVIPAHPTRAEVEHEHERVFSLLGDRPIEGLIDLPEMTDPEIAAAQDILAVLFAPALNTDPNLSLLVYGSMVHQSLRHGNSDASALAYAYFGMSLGPAFGRYREGYRFGKLGYDLMERRRSTAYKAKISAIFGDNTLFWTHHLEACLPYLDTAFCAALETGDVTFACYCCNRIVVDRLLLGHPLDQVFEEAERRLSFTRRAHFDASTQVILDIQHLVDSLRGRATPNGGAPDEADRDAVMDQYPWAVVTCWHYIMQLAARVFAGDFRGAVDAATRARALLWSTVAHVQEPEFWFYGALALAGHHDDATAADRPAILATLREHERKLAAWAEACPENFGHKHALCVAERARLEDRPLDAMRAYDDAARAARRHGYIQNEALANELAARFYLNRGFETSGGAYLREARNGYAEWGAHAKVAELERRHPCAFDDGPAPLAAAIVARPEELDLMAVLRTSQAISTEIDLARLLETLMRALVQRAGAQRGLLLLVRDDELRIEAEASSGPAGVRVNVAARSPTASAVPASIVTYVRRSRETVILDDAAQPSLFSRDPYLASHGPRSLLCLPIVQQAHVIGVLYLENDLAPGAFTRERLMVVELLASQAAISLQNAILFDALHRSEAQLRAIVDNTTALISVKDLEGRHLLVNRRLAEVLGRDDAIGRTNEELFPADLAESLSKNDRKVLESMAPLEVEEHVPLPDGLHTHLSMKVPLRDATGATYGVCGVSTDITQRAEAEKERERLLREAQEALRIRDEFLNIASHELNTPLTPLRLQVQLLRRRLEDPALAANPKLQGLPRLLEIANHSVERLEKLVGELLDVVRIGAGKLSLALEDVDLATLAREAIDGLQHQVTVAGCTVELVASEPVVGRWDRFRIEQVFINLLTNAIKYGMGKPITVGARRVGPRAEFWVEDRGMGIPKDDQARIFERFERAVSSRSFGGLGLGLYIARQIVEAHGGTIRVHSEPGHGATFTVELPGG